DNA sequence from the Schistocerca americana isolate TAMUIC-IGC-003095 chromosome 2, iqSchAmer2.1, whole genome shotgun sequence genome:
tcaagacactatccattccgttcaactgctcctccaagtcctttgctgtgtctgacagaattacaatgtcatcggcgaacctcaaagtttttatttcttctctgtggattttaatacctactccgaacgtttgtttcctttattgcttacccaatatacagattgaataacatcggggataagctacaacactgtctcactccctttccaaccactgcttccttccctttcatacccctcgactcttataactgccatctgctttctgtacaaatagtaaatagcctttcgctccctgtattttacccctgccaccttcagaatttgaaacaagagtattccaatcaacattttcaaaatctttctctaagtctacaaatgctagaaatgtaggtttgcctttccttaatctagcttctaaggtaagtcgtagggccagtattgcctcacgtgttccatcatttctacagaatccaaactgatcttcccagaggtcagcttctatcagtttttccattcgtctgtaaagaattcgcggtagtattttgcagctgtgacttattaaactgatagtttggtaattttcacatctgttaacacctgctttctttgggattggaattattatattcttctttaagtctgagggtatttcacctgtctcatacatcttgctcaccagatggtagaattttgtcaggactggctctcccaaggctgtcattagttcttaatgttgtctactcccagggccttgtttcgactcaggtctttcagtgctctgtcaaactcttcacgcagtatcatatctcccatttcatctgcatcctcttccatttccataatattgtcctctagtacatcacccttgtatagacacactatatactccttccacctttctgctttcccttctttgcttagaactgggtttccaacaaagctcttgatattcatgcaagtagttctccttTCTCCGGAGGTCTCTTTAAtggtcctgtaggcagtatctatcttacccctagagagacaagcctctacatccatacatttgtcctctagccatacctgcttagccattttgcacttcctgttgatatcatttttgagacgtttgtatcccttcttgcctggttcatttactgcatttttatattttctcctttcatcaattaaattcaatatttcttctgttacccaagggtttctactagccctcgcctgtttacctatttcatcctctgctgccttccttcactatttcgtccctcaaagctaaccattcttcttttacggtatttctttccccccttcctgtcaattgtccccttatgctgtccctgaaactctgtacaacctctagttctttcagtttatccaggtttcatctccttaatttcccacctttttgcagtttcttcagttttaaactacagttcataagaaatagattgtggtcagagtccacatctgcccctggaaatgtcttacaatttaaaacctgcttcctaaatctctgtcttaccattatataatctatctgataccttttagtatctccagggttcttccatgtatacaaccttctttcatgattcttgaaccaagtgttggctatgattaagttatgctctgcgcaaaaatctaccaggcggcttcctctttcatttcttagccccaatccatattcacctattatgttaccttctctcccttttcctactctcgaattccagtcacccatgaccattaaattttcgtctcccttcactacctgaataatttcttttatttcctcatgtGTTTCATcaatttcgtcatctgcagagctagttggcatataaacttgtactactgtagtagacgtgggcttcgtgtctatcttggccataataatgcgttcactatgctgtttgtagtagcttacccgagctatttttttattcattattaaacctactcctgcattacccctatttgattttgtatttataaccctgaattcacctgaccaaaagtcttgttcctcctgtcaccgaacttcactaattcccactataactttaacctatccatttcctttttaaattttctaaccaacctgcccgattaagggatctgacattccatgctccgatctatAGAATGCCAgtattttttctcctgataacgatgtgctctttagtagtccccgcccggagatcccaatgggggactactttacctccacaatattttacccaagaggacgccatcgtaatttagtcatacagtaaagctgcatgccctcgggaaaaattacggctggagtttccccttgctttcagccgttcgcagtaccagaccagcaaggccattttggttagtgttacaaggccagatcagtcaatcatccagactgttgcccctgcaactactgaaaaggctgctgtccctcttcaggaaccacacgtttgtctggcctctcaacagatatccctccgttgtggctgcacctacggtacggctatgtgtatcattggaggcacgcaagcttccccaccaacggcaaggtccatggttcatgggggcgaatgtagtctaattaaatcaggtgatgctgaggcaattagaaaaggaaataagacacttaaagcagtaaatgagttttgctatttggggaacaataTAAGTTATGTTggttgaagtacagaggatataaaatgtagactggatatggcaaggaaagcgtttctgaggaagagaaatttgttaacatcgagtatagatttgtcaggaagtcgtttctagaagtagtagtatggagtgtagccatgtacggaagtgaaacaaggacgataaatagtttagacaagaagagaatagcttttgaaatgtggtgctacagaagaatgctgaagattagatgggtagaccacacaactaatgaggacatattgaataaatttggggagaagagaaatttgtggcacaacttgactagaagaagggatcggttggtaggacatattctgaggcatcagggtatcaccaatttaggattggagggcagcgtggagggtaaaaatcataaagggagaccaagatatgaatacactaaacagattcagaaggatgtaggttgcagtaggtactgggagatgaagaatcttgcacaggatagattagcatggagagctgcatcaaaccagtctctggactgaagacacaacaacaacaacaacaacaacaacaacaacagaaaacaatGAATTGTATGTTAAGTTTTGATTGTGCAGTAACTCATAAATTACTTCAGAATTATATTCAGCTAGTTCAGGACGCTTTTCATTGTGACCTACAGAGGCTCCATGTGTCTCCTGATACAAAGAAGTGAAACAACTGACAATATTCTTTAgtacattaaattcattttaagATTTTGATTAACAGCACATAACCTAAGGGATTAGATGCGGTTTCAACATTCATTATTTGCATTTCTGACAGATTCTTTGTCTGCATGAAACTACCAATTTCCAGAATCAAAGAATGATGCAATGACAGATATTCATGTCATTAATTCAGCACAAAAAAAGATATATTGCCACACAATAGAAACCATCCCAATACTTTCccagaagtgatttaggaaaaaaaaaaaaaaacactaaaaatcTAATAATAGTGGCTGGAAGAGGCATCTTGGAACTGTGAAACTGGTCCAAGCTCATCCAAATAAATCCCAGACATTTGGCACATTCCTGTGAACCACCTTCCCTCCTCATCTGGGTTCAAATGCGTTGAAAAGTAATTTTAGTGCGAATAAGAAATATCCAGACACCTCTTTAGCATTTTGTCAAGTCACATTGTGAAGAAAACCAATAGTAACTTCCATCTCTATTGAAGACTGtctctctacatctgcatctaaccACCTTGATTTCACATGTTTAACCGAATACTGATTACACAAAGTCATTATGAAGTGTATTATCTTGTCACACATGTAAACCTTGGGAAAGTTAGAGCAGATATGTGCTGAATGAGAATGCAAGGGCTCATATTGACAAAATACTGTCAATAGAATTTGGAAgttttttttgtaattatgtagTAATATTCAATGCCCTGCCTAAGAAATGTACATCAAACAAGACAAGACTAACTATGCTTTAAGATATAATTTATGGCTAATAACAGCATATTAATTAATGCCTAGTAATACTTGGTAAGGGTATGTCTGACAACATACTTTCATAGTCTGGAGATTCCGGTCACTTGTTATACTTACGAGAACAAATTGGCATTACTTTCTTGGAGTGTTCAATTCACAATATCTCCCAAATGGTGTTTTTGGACACATGTAATGCATGTGAAACCTCTGTAGGAATGCCTAAAATACTGAATACTTTTGGCCACACTGAATACATTAATGAGTGGGAAAATTAATCAACACTAAACCACCTACAACACAACGGTACGACATGGTACTTGACCAACTGCAGATGTTACAGGAGAATAATTCTTTGAGAAACAAAGGCAATTAACAAGTCTTAAGAGTTATGTCAACCGAACTGggtggaaaaattataaataaatgggTTGTGACACTGTCCTAAAAACACCTCTACACCACAATGAGGAAGCTATTTAAAACATGTGCATAACTCATTAAGATAGGTGTTACATATTGAATTTTGTGAAGTAAATAACCAGTAGGTGATTGACAGCTGTGCACTAGTGTCTTCAGTGAAAAACACAAAATTCAGcttatttacatatttatataaattAAAGGCACTTCTGTGAGGacagaattttttataaatttccAAACAGTTACCCGAAGAGAAGATAACATACGAGCATTatcaaaaacagaaaagaaaaaaatcctgGTATTTACATACACCACACTTGGTGCCAAAATCACACTTGAAAACAGTCTTTTGGATCTCAGTAGATAGTAGATGCATTAACTTCTTAGATTTATTTTCACCACAGGGGAATCTCAGTAGCATTAGGAACTACTGTACATCCCATACACATTCCAGAAATCTAACTACTATGTTCTTTCAATGCTATCTTAATATCATTCAAGATAGAAATATGCTTGCTTATCCGTTCCTGAAAAAGGTATGGCTGGAACAGAGCTAACAAAGAGAGAGATCACTTACTTCTGAAAATGAAATACTTCTAAAAGTTCCAAAGGTATAAATCAATCAAGTGCTCTCTACTTGTGCAACTAAATTTCTGTATCACAggactaatattttttttttttttttaattcctatcATGAATTAACAATTCCATACTAATGACTACTTTAACTATTTCCAGAATCCACAGGTGAATCATCAAACACTGAATGTGCTAATTCCAGTTGAATTAGGCACGACACCAGCTGCTGCTATTGTCTATGAACAGACTTCTCATCAAGTACCGTTGTGGTAACAGTTATTCTCTCCAACTCACAAAACAGCCTAATACTTTTCATCAAGACCGAATTGTGAGGATTTCACTTTTTAATTAAGTTATTGATAAGAATTTCCGTACTTAAAAAATGTCAAACTGTTCATAAAAATCACCACTTTGCTACACTTTTGTTTCCCCATAGGTATTCAGAGAACGGAGGACTGTCTATATTTTCCTGAGTGTATACGAGAATGAATCCTAAATGGCCATTTTGGAAGTTAAATCTTGAGGACTTCACATAAGATCCACCAGAAGCTCACTTTATGGGCAGTAAGAAGAAAGTACTTTATTGCAAAAATTGAGCCAGTGGCTAACTCTCAACACAAATCAATGGGCATgatcagggttttttttttttgttaagaaaaCAACCCACCATTCATCTTATTCGACTCACAGAAGCACTGGACAACTTAAATCAGCATGGCTGCACTGTTTTGCACACTGATTCTCTCTGCTATAATCTCAACACCTAACCACAGCAGATCTTGCATCAAACAGCAAAATATCAATTTTTCCTTCTGTATCTACACTCCACGCATCACTTTTATCACAgagtggaaaagaaagaaaatttaagaaACAAGACACACAAATGTACAATTGACCTAAAACTGAAATGGCAGTCTAGCACAGAGTATATTTTACGAATAAATTTCAGAAAATGGAGTAAGGCTAGAGGGGATGACTAGCTGGATAAATCAaggcaaataaagaaataaaagacagAATAGCGAAAAGAattcttgttttcaaattttatttttttacacaaaAATAATCTTATTAAtaccaaaattaaattttattaaacGCTGCAATATCTACAGATTGCACATGGTCTTCAAAATTCTGTATCTCTTCCACAAGCAAATCCACAGAAACTTTTTCATCTTCGACAACACACATGATCTGCAGCTTGTTAATTCCATAACCAACAGGAACGAGTTTGGCTGTGTAACAAATCAAATATTTAGcatcagaaaaaaaattgataaaccATATGTTACTATTAATACATAGATAAATACCATACATGTTACTGTTAAATGTAATTATATGGCCAATACATAGAAAATTGACCAAACATTCaacctacatttttttattatttggccCATGTAATTTGATATTACACAGTGCACCACAGGTGTCAGAGAAAACATTGATATTTACTTATGCAGTGGGTATTCAGATCTCTATTCTCTTAATTTGACTGACTCTCAAAGAACAAATGAGAATATTTATACATTGGTTTTCACCCTAGCATGCTCATCAGGTTTAAACATTGTACAAACTCAATACATTTTTACAAACTGTTATATGCCAATCCTATTTACTTCAAAATAGTTGCTGTTTGTGCCTAGACAAAAATTTCAACTAAACATAAAAATTCGATCAAGAAGTATTGCAAATTCTAATTTATCAAACAGATGTAATTCGATTTTGATTTCTGTTGTACTTACATGCACCCCATACAAGACCATCCATTGTAATACTTCTAActttattttccatttctttcatATCAGTCTCATCATCCCATGGTTTCACATCAAGAACAATACTTGATTTTGCAATAAGTGCTGGCTTCTTTGCTTTCTTTTCTGCATAGGCCTTTAACCTTTCTTCCCTAATCTTTTCTGCCTCAGCATCCTATAAAAGAGCATTCAATTAGCAGGGAAGATATGCAAACaaatttaaaaacacacacacacacacacacacacacaaaaacaacaacaacaaccactgtgGGTGTCGGGGGACAGTCACTGAAGTCTTTCTTAAGTCTTATGAAAAAGTTTTGGCAAACCTTTATTtcctttaaaattcattttttgcaTATTACGTTAGAAGTAAGGATTCATCCACCCACTCTACCTGAGAAGGGACAAGTCCAGATACAAATAAACATTGAGGAGTCCCACTTTCAATTCACATACAAGATACTTTCAGCTTTTTTATAGGACGCATGAAAAACATAATGAGATTGATTTTTATCTAGCAAAGTTTTTTttcaacaatattgtccccttcaaagcacTGTTTCCAGCCTTGGTAGCAGAGCTGAAATGCTTCAACTGCTAGAGCCTTtaacatgtcagtcacattcttttgaatgttgtaATGAGTCCTAATATGATGTCCTTATAAGACATTTCTTAATTTTGGGTAAAGAAGGGTCACAAGGACAAATCagatgaatgggggggggggggggggggggagacaggattgcttttttaaataaaaaattccatgatggaagtggccatgtgacatATTCATGATGCAGCATCTTCTTGTCTGCAACATCTGGTCTCACTTGGCTCTCCTTTCCCTAAGCGttttgaagacatctttgtgaaacacttggttgacagtttttcCTGGAGGAAAAAAATTTTTATCCACAATACCCCCAGTGTCAAAAAAGCAAACTAACTACATTTGCATAGACACTCCACAATCTAgcatatggtgtgtggcagagggtaccctgtaccacaattagtcatttcctttcctgttccactccaaaaagaatgagggaaagaagctgtctatatgcctccaaatTAGCCCTAGTTTCTTTTATGTTATCTTTGTGGCCCTTACACGCAATgtagttggcggcagtagaatctttcggcagGCAGCTTCAagcgccgattctctaaattttctcaatagtgcaatcagcattgttttgatctttaaATTGGTCATTCAAGCTTTTTTCAGTCAAGGAGACGTCTCAGTGGGCTGCTCCACACTTTATCTCAGGAtcatactaaaaaaaataaaaaaatatccaaGATTCTCATCTGTGATTACACAACTGAACCATTTGTAGTTACTGGCAACCCTCTCAAGAATATCTATGCACACGTATCTTAAATTGTTCTACTGCTCATTTGTGAGTTTTTTCAACACTATTTTGACACAAACCTTTTGCATATGCAAACTTCGGTAAAATTTGATGTATTGATGATGTACCACCATCAATGTTAAATGTCTGATTTCACAAGAACAAGTACCCATTCAATGATTTCATTGGTTTTTTAAGTTCAACGTCTCTCAGACCAAGGCTCATCTTCAACGCGTTCTTGGACTTCCAAAAAGATTTATGCCACCGACAAACTTCTGCTCTTTTTAAGGAAAGTTTCCCATAGGCCTACTTCAAATTTCCAAAGGGCAAACTCATTGCCTCACTAAGTTTTACACAAAACTTTATGGCGTAAGATTGCTCTAAATTCCTCTGTCCCATTTTCGTAACAACAAAAAAACAACTTCACTGAGGGCACTCAAATCACGTGGCACGTGAATGGAGCCCTAGCTCTGACTTAGCGTCTGGAAGGGAAGACCGGTCTACGCAAGTGTAACAAAACAACATTGCCAGATCACTTGCAGTGCTGTTAATTtcatcatatctctctctctctctctctctctctctctctctctctcacacacacacacacacacacacacacacacacacacacacacacacacacacacacacagagagacagagagaacaaAAGCTTGCATGTAAAGTCAGTGAATAACAAGTGCGCTTTGACTACAGGTGCTCATGCACAGAGCAGATTTTAACTTAAGAAGCATACTGAAATAATAGTCAACCTGAAACAGCCCTATCGCCACCACCTTCGTCAACTTCAAGAATGCATAGATTGACAGCCTTTTTTCCACCCTGGAAGTTTACGGCTTGAACCTATTTGACAGTAAGCCTTATCAAGCCAACACATACGGACATAGTCAgcaaaacaaatatactcacgaaaaggtggtgggggagggggaatctAACAGGATTTAAGGAAAATTACAAGCATTTAGTGAAGCTGATTATCATGTTATGAGTTGAATGAAACCACTTGAGTCTAATGGATCAAGAATAGCTTTGTGAGCTGAAGTGTATGGTAGAATAGTTTTCAGTGTGACCCTACATGGACTTCTACCATCTGATCACAAAATGTAATACAGATTCAGTATGTTAGCTTGCTGTGTAAACAGATGCACCCTAATAAGTGAACGTCTCTTCACAACTGACTGGGAAGGAAACTAAATAACCCACCAACAGTGGCAACAGTTCAAACAGTCCAACACACACAGAGATAGCATATTTTTACTTTTACGTGCAAAGAAACAGAAAAACCACTTTGAACTGAGCAAGGAACCCTTCTTTGGTCTTTGTTATGTGACAGCAATAGCTATTCCTCACAAAATATCTGATAATGAAAGACAGGATATACCTGAAGGTATCATTTGGGGAGCTGCTTGAAAATTTTATGCATTTAAGTAGCTATCAAAGGTCTTCTtgaaagttaaaaatataaaaagtgtttccagaatgagattttcactctgcagcggagttgtcgctgatatgaaacacacaaaaagtgTTGTCTGTATATGAAAGCCATTTGCATTGTCAGTTATTGGCTGTGCACCAATATCTCCACATGCACTGAAGACCATTATTTTCCTGAATATTACAAATCAGCTTCAACACTACCCCACTATCTATTCCAAGGTCATTTCATTGTAATCAGGATGAATGATCCTAAAATCCTTCCCAGTTTCACAAACGACAACTAAAATCAACTCCTTCCAGGAATCACGGAAGTCTTCCATGGGCAACAGGTGATTTTGAAGTGGTTGGAGGATTCCCTATGCCGCTCACTGGCACTCTTACATGGTATAATGTCATACCTGACGTAGTTTCATTTAAATTAATACACAAACAACATCTGTCCACCTGTTACCATTAATAATGCcttatgtgaaaagatttctggGTGTTATTTGGAGACCCTTCTGCTTCAGTACAGAAGTCATTGATGACCTGTCATTCAGCAGATAGCAACAGATTGGAGTCTAGATATACTTTACCTGACCACACTTTGTCCACTGCACTGTTACCCTAacaagaaatctgtttgcctatGGATACCTCAGATGTGGACTGAAACACTGCTCCTAGCAGTCACTTTAGTGTACGTCAGCTATCATTTCTCACTGAGAAACATCTGAAGGCAAGTGAGCAAAACAAGAGACTACGAGGGAGAGGGGCAGCAACAATGGCCCAAGGGCACATCATCACATATAACAATAAGAGAAACCTCAATCAATCTGAGGTTACCAAAACAAACATGTGGTGTGGTGTATTGAAGTTTACGAGACTGCATTGCAATTAAGAAACCATGATGATGGAAGGGTGTGAGAATTCTAAACAGACTGTGACATTCAGGTTTAATGAAACATAAATTCCAACAATTTTAGGTATCATACTTGCAACGATGGTGAACTACTCTGAGGAAGCTAGTAGATACTCCATGCTCAAAAAGTAAGACACACTGCTTATCTAACTTTCCACTACACTTCAACATTTAATCAACTGATTT
Encoded proteins:
- the LOC124595101 gene encoding elongation factor 1-beta', producing MVVGDLKTTDGVKSLDAYLADRSYVDGFQPTQADVCVFETLGKPPSADTPHALRWYNHIKSYGADSKKFPGEKKPPAAFAGAVTNGSAPSGDKKADDDDDVDLFGSDDEEDAEAEKIREERLKAYAEKKAKKPALIAKSSIVLDVKPWDDETDMKEMENKVRSITMDGLVWGASKLVPVGYGINKLQIMCVVEDEKVSVDLLVEEIQNFEDHVQSVDIAAFNKI